AACCAGTGGATCCGGTCGGAAGTCGTCCGTGCGGTCGATGAGCTTGGCCCGCGCTTCAACCCCAGTCAGCAGGTAAGACACCCAGGCCGCCTGTTCATGAACTTCATCGTAGCCCAGGGCGTAGCCGATGCGATCGATGATCTGGTGACTGGTGGACGGGGCGCCGAGGGAGAGGTTATCGGCTGCGAGGGAAACTGATGCGAGAAGGGCTATGGTGAGAATCAAATTCATGAGCAGATTCCCCATTGCAATCAGATATCAAACTATTCGCTCTTTTCCGCCTCCTTTAATCTCTTTTTTGCATCTTTAATTGGGCCAGGATTAGGCAGCTCTTCAGGCAATGTTCCGCCAAGCTCTACGATCGTATTTCTAATCTTTCTTCCTACTTCAAAATGGGTTTTATTTGCATTGTCTTTCCCGCGGATAGTGTCTCTTTTTAACTTCTCTTCTGTTTGCGTTGCTCTAAATAGATTTGCAGCAAGCTCAGTACTCCCCATGTTATCAAGGATTGCCTCTCCCTCCCTAAGCCCCTTTTTCTCTGCAATTTCCTTTGCATCAAGTTTGTAAAGTCCCTTATAACCATGATTTTGGAATATTGCAAAGTCAAATGAGCTGTCTACACCGCATGTCTTAGCAGCTGCAACGAGCTTTTTATTGTGTACTTTAATTTCTTCTCGAATTTCAATTCTCTTCCTATCGTCCTCGATCACTTTCCTAATCTCTGATTCTCTTGTTTGTTGCGCAAAATAGGTCATTCCAAGGGCAACAACTGGCTTCGAAGGATCGCCGTTTTGAATACAAAGATAACAAGCATACCTAGCAAGGCCCACATCATCTAATTTTCGCTTAGCTCCATTATTATATTTAACCACTCTTTCAACTTGTTTGAAGAAATCATGAGGATCATTACCGGATTCCTCACAAGCACGAATTGCTTTATGAATTACTGGTACAAATTCAGTGTAACGTCCGTATCCAAGTACTTCCGAGAGGTCCCTTGCCCACCAGTACTCGGTCCCGCTACTGGAGATTTTCTTCATGCTCTCAAACACGCTGGGATGCTCCATCTTTCCTCCCTCAACATATGGTGTCGCATGACACCATATGTGGATAACTCGGGTCAGTCTGTATAACTTAGCTCACGGACTCTGAGCAAAGCGGCTCGAAGTTAGCACTTCTGCTCAGAATTTCTGATGCCTGCCCTTAGCATCTCCTCCGTTGCTCGCTCCACACTTGCCCGCACGGGATCCAGCGCCAGCCTGGCGTAGATCTCCGTCGTCACCTTGGATTCATGCCCCAGCGTCTTTTGGATCACCTCCAGGGGCGTGCCCGTGTCGATTTGGAAGGACGCCAGGCTACGGCGCAAATCGTGGATGTGGAGGTCTTCCAGGCCGGCCCTCGCGCAGATCCGCAGCCACCCAATGCGTGGGTTCACCATGTGTGCGTTCTCGCGTCCCGCTCGGCCCTGGAAGACAAATGGGCTGCAGCTCACTGACCGCCGCGCCTGGAGCAATTGGACGACGTAGGTGCTCAGCACCACGTCCAGCGCCTTGCCGGTCTTGGACTGCGCTGCCGGAATCACCCAGAGGCCGCGTTCCAGCGAGATGTCTTCCCAGCGCATGGCCAGCACATTGGATTTGCGTGCTCCCGTGAAGAGCGCCAGCAGCACGAAGTCGCGCAGGTTATGATTCCGCTCTTCCTTGAGTGCTTCGAAGAAGGCGGGTAGATCTTCCAGCGTTAGTCTGCGTGTCCGCTGCTCCTCTCTGTAAAGCGAGATGGCGTTTGCCGGGTTGGGGATGTCCAGTTCATGCTCGCGGATGGCCCGGTTGATAATGGCACGCAAGAGGGCCACCACCCGGTTGGCCTGATGCTTCCCGTTCTGGTCGCCAGCCGCTTGGTGCAGGGACACCACCTCACGCCGGCGGATGGACTTCATGGGGCGTGCGGCCCAGTGCGCCAAAAACCGCGTCCATTGCCGCTTGAACTCGTAGAGAGTCCCTGGCTTGCAATGGCGCTCCAGGTACGCGCAGTACTCGTCGAAGGCGGTCTGCAGGCTGAATTGCGTCGCGCGCTCCGCCCGCCTGCGCTCTGCGCCGACAGCCTCTCCCTTGATCACCTGCAAGAGGAGGTCAGAAGCCAATTGCCGGGCAAGGGGGATCGAGATCTCCGGGTAACCGCCGATGCGGACATGCCGTTTCACGCCATCTCGCGTCTTCACCACGTAGAAGGACTTGGCGCCCCTGGCTGTGACCATGATGGCCAGGAGGGGCACCTGTTCGTCGTAAAACCACTCCCTGGACTTGGTGGTTTTCAGCTCGTCCAGGCGCTTCTGAGTGAATCGAATCCTAGCCATCTGACCGCTCCGTCAGTAGACCAGGCGCGCATTCGGTCGCCGCCCGGTCGCCGTAATTGGTCGCCAAGATGTGACAATGAGTGTAAAAATGCAGTGAGATTTCGAGAAGAGAAAAATCGGAAGCCTTTGATGTGACAAGGATTTTATCGTACCGAAGAATAATACATCACGTCTTGAGATCGTAGTCGCCCTACTGCCCCATCAGGAGAAGATCGATGCATCTGCCATTCGTCGAAGCGGCCCCGGAGTTGTCCCATGTGGGGAACAACCTCCTGGATCGTCGCCTGCCGCCCGAGTTCACCTTGATCAAACTCCTGGCCCTGCTCAAGCTCAGTCCGCCCGGCGGCCGCCGGCCACTCGTGCGCACCATCCTCGATCTTCAGGAGCCGGTGCAGGCCGGGGACCGACCCGCCTT
This genomic window from bacterium contains:
- a CDS encoding site-specific integrase, coding for MARIRFTQKRLDELKTTKSREWFYDEQVPLLAIMVTARGAKSFYVVKTRDGVKRHVRIGGYPEISIPLARQLASDLLLQVIKGEAVGAERRRAERATQFSLQTAFDEYCAYLERHCKPGTLYEFKRQWTRFLAHWAARPMKSIRRREVVSLHQAAGDQNGKHQANRVVALLRAIINRAIREHELDIPNPANAISLYREEQRTRRLTLEDLPAFFEALKEERNHNLRDFVLLALFTGARKSNVLAMRWEDISLERGLWVIPAAQSKTGKALDVVLSTYVVQLLQARRSVSCSPFVFQGRAGRENAHMVNPRIGWLRICARAGLEDLHIHDLRRSLASFQIDTGTPLEVIQKTLGHESKVTTEIYARLALDPVRASVERATEEMLRAGIRNSEQKC
- the dinD gene encoding DNA damage-inducible protein D, encoding MEHPSVFESMKKISSSGTEYWWARDLSEVLGYGRYTEFVPVIHKAIRACEESGNDPHDFFKQVERVVKYNNGAKRKLDDVGLARYACYLCIQNGDPSKPVVALGMTYFAQQTRESEIRKVIEDDRKRIEIREEIKVHNKKLVAAAKTCGVDSSFDFAIFQNHGYKGLYKLDAKEIAEKKGLREGEAILDNMGSTELAANLFRATQTEEKLKRDTIRGKDNANKTHFEVGRKIRNTIVELGGTLPEELPNPGPIKDAKKRLKEAEKSE